GTTGGGAAACACGGGAATGAAAAAGCCATCGGGAAATATGTTAAAGAGCAAGGACGTGCATCTCAATATGTTCAGATTCACAAAGACCAACTAAGGTTACTGTGATACCCCGACGCTTGCGTCGGGGAGAATGTCATTCCCATCTTTTGGAATCCCGGAAGTATTCAGTGACTGTGAACTTCATTGGTTTGTACTGACATGGTGCCCCCAGGGTCTCCTTGGTGTAAAATCATTTCAGGACACTATTGAAAGTGTTGGATATGAAAAGTGGGTATAGAACGAGCGAGAGGCCCAGGCGCAGGCTGGGGAGCAGGGAGCGCTACCGCAGCTTCTTCGAAGTGTCTAGGGATGCACTCTGCATTGCTGACAGGGATGGCAGGATCATAGATGTTAATGAATCTGCATCAGCCCTGCTCGGATATAGCAGAGAAGAGATGGTGAAGATAAGCATCCAGGAGGTATGTTCCCGGCCGATTGACTGGCAGGGGCTTAAAAGGGAACTGGAGAGTGGGGGGTATGTTAAGAATTTTCCGGTGAGGTTGTCTAAGAAGGATGGGACTGAGGCCGATTACTTCTTCACCGTGACTGCGAAAGGCACCAATGGTGGGGGCATCGGGGAATGTCAGTGTGTTATTCATGAGATTACGGAGCACGATCGCGAGGTAGAGGCTTTGCGAGAGAGCGAGCGACGCTACCGCCTGATGGCCGATAACGTAACAGACGTCATCTGGACGATGGATACAAATCTGATCCTCAGTTACATAAGCCCTTCCATAACGCGTTTGCGGGGTTACACGGTAGAGGAAACGATGGGCCAGAGGCTGGAAGAGATATTTACTCCCGCCTCTCTTGAGGTTGCCCTGAAACTTGTTGAAGAGGAATTATCCAAGAGGAACACGGAGCAAAAGGGGCCTGTCAGGTTGGGAGCGGTAGGTCTGGAGATGACCTGCAGGGATGGTTCTACAGCCTGGACCGAGAGCCGGGTGACTCTGATGTACAGCCAGGACGGCTGGCCTGCCGGTATGATGGGGGTTACCCGCGATGTTACAGAGCGCCACCGCATGGAAGAAGCTCTGCGGGAAAGTGAAAAGCGCTACCGCCTGCTGGCTGAGAACGTGACAGATGTCATCTGGGTCACAGATATGAATCTGCGTCACGTTTATCTCAGTCCCTCAGCCAGGCGTCTACGGGGCTTTGAGATCGAGGAATGCCTGGCCCAGACTTTTGAAGAAATGTTGACTCCTGCCTCGTATGAAGTTGCCAGAAGGGCTTTTGGGAGACAACTGGCTATCGAAAAGAGGCGGAAAAGGGACCCCTTCCGGTCATGGGTGCTGCAATTGGAGGTAAGGTGCAAGGATGGCTCCACTGTATGGACTGAAGACAAAGTGACCTTCCTGCGCGATTCAGAACAGCGGCCGGTTAGATTTCTGGGGGTAACGCGAGATATTACCGAGCGCAAGCAGGCTGAGGACGCACTGCGTGCTCTTTCTCGCCGCCTGGTTGAAGTGCAGGAGGTGGAGCGCCGCCAGATCGCCCGTGAGCTTCACGATGAGATCGGTCAGGCGCTGACTGGTCTAAAACTCTTGCTGGAGACAGCTGCCCGCATGCCTGCCAGAAATTTGGGATCTTACCTGGGTGAGGCTCAGGCCATGATCAACAAACTTATGGCTCTGGTACAGAATCTCTCTCTCGACCTGCGGCCGGCGATGCTGGATGATCTAGGCCTTATACCGGCGCTGTTATGGCACTTTGAGCGCTACACGGCCCAGACGGGCGTGCGCGTGATCTTTAAGCATAAGGGATTGGAAGGACGTTTGACCTCGGAAATCGAAACAGCCGTCTATCGAATTATTCAGGAGGGGCTAACCAATATTGCTCGCCACGCCGGTGTGAGTGAGGCAACAGTGCGATTGGTGGCAAATCAGGATGTCCTGAGCGTGCAGATCGAAGACCGTGGTGCAGGATTCGATTCTGAAGTGGCATTGGCCAGTGGCACCTCTAGCGGCCTCAATGGGATGCAAGAGAGAGCAGTCTTGCTGGGTGGTGAGTTCAAAATAAGATCAACTCCAGGTGCTGGCACGCGTTTGACAGCCAGGTTCCCGGTAGGTCTGGGATAGGAGGATGGCGAGGTTAGATGAGTGTGACCACAATAGTACTGGCTGATGACCACCAGGTGGTCCGGCATGGTCTGCGAGTTCTGCTGGAGGCTGAGCCAGAGTTTCGGATTGTTGGCGAGGCTGGCGATGGTTTGGAGGCGCTCGAAATGCTGGAGCGGCTGCAGCCGGATGTGCTGGTGCTTGACCTGATGATGCCCGGGATGAATGGTCTGGAGGTTACCAGGCAGGCCAGCCAGCGTTCACCGCGGACCGGCATTGTTATCCTGTCTATGCATACCAACGAGGCCTATGTGCTTGAGGCGCTGCGGGCTGGGGCGAAGGCCTACGTTCTCAAGTCCTCGACCTCGGATGAGCTGGTTAGCGCTGTACGGGAAGTGGCTGTAGGGCGTCGCTACCTCAGCTCACCGCTGTCCGAACGTGCCATTGAGGCTTATACGCAGAGAGCTGAGGCTGCAGCGATGGATCCGTATGAGATGCTGACCACCAGGGAACGCGAGGTGCTGCAATTGGCGGCTGAGGGTCATACCAGCGCTGAAACTGCTGCCAGACTATCAATCAGCCCGCGCACTGCCGAGACCCATCGCGCCAACTTAATGCGTAAATTGGGCCTGCGTACCCAGGCCGACCTGATCCGCTACGCCCTGCGGCGTGGGATCGTGCCGATGGAGAACTAGCTCTCTCTAACAGAGCCACCGAACAGCAATCCGTCAGTATTCCTTGCCCATTTACCAGAACTACGGAGATCCTTTTATGCAATTGCGTAGTTCTACGGATAGACAAACATCCCAAATATAGTGTAAATATATAAACAGTTAGCCATTAGCTAATAGTTCTTTTAAATATAAGCATAAGGATTTCCAGGTGTTCGCACTGGGTCATCAGCCACGATTGAGTTTAACGGGCGCATATAGCGAGGAGATTATCTCTGTGGTTGTTGGTCCGCTGGGCCGATTTTATGTTTGATGGTTCACTGCTAAGGAAGTCGCGCGAGAAGCAGAGGTGAGTGTTGTGCCTCATGTTCTTACCCCCCCCCCTAGAACATGGGATCAAGCCTGTACTCACCTCTGCAATGCGCCCGGAGTGGTCTTGGCTGCAGCAGGGAGTTGTGCTGTTCAAGTACAGTATAGATTGGGAGTGTAGAGGAGCATGAAATCATCAACTCTTACTTATGAAACAACGGTTTTCTACGAAGCAGTTCCTAGGGCGAAATCGCCATTACAGCTAGAATGCAAGCACTATTGGATGATCGAAAGAGCGACCGCCGCGGCTAGCAATGGTGTATGTAAACACTGTGGGGCTCGGAAGCAGTTTCTAAATTACCTGTCCGATTGTCTGGCGAATCCAGATAAGAACGGTTACCAGGAGTGGCTGAACAGGCAAGAGTGGCAAGAGATAATGCAAAAATCGGATAAAGCCATTGTATCGGGGCTTGGAGGTGAGCGATCCCTATCCAGTCGACCAGAGAAGAGCCCGGGACGCAGAGGAAGGGTTCCAAATGGTACCCGAAGAGGTATGACGACCTAATCGTTGAACGCTGGGCTAGTGCATGCAGTCAGGCACACAATGGCTGCCATGGTTGCCAGTACGAGGGGGACTGTCAGGATCTGGCAGACAGGCTGATAGCAGGCATGTACATTCATTCAGAATGCGTTCACACGAAGGCACTTCCTAGAGAAAACCTCAGATCTCGGTAGCCATCATATCTTCAGACCCATATCCTCTATTCATGCCGCATGTCTCAGTAACCCCAAGATTGGTCTGCCTTTGATGCTTTCAACCGGTGGCGGAATCGAGGATCATGGACTCTCGCCATAGATGGCAGTAAAGAAGGCCTTTCCTGCCTCTGCCATATCAGCGGGAAGCAGGTTGACTTTACCTAAGCCAAGGGCAGATATGTAGATTCCAGCTGTCCTTTCCAACAGCTCACAGATAGTGAAGGCCTCCTGCATGTTTCTTCCTACGCTTAGAGCTCCGTGATTTGCCATCAGAACCGCATTCCTTGGCCCCAGCGCTGCGATCACATTCTTGACCATCTCGGGACTACCGGATAGGGCGTATTGAGCTACTTTTATTTCACCGCCGATCTGAGTGACCTGGTCATCGAGAATAGGAGGGATCTCCATGCCGGTAACTGCAATGACACTGCCAAAAACCGGGTGGGTGTGTATGACAGCATTTACTTTTTTTCGTGCTTTGTAGATCCCGATATGGAGCATCGTCTCAATAGATGGGGCAAGTTCTCCCTCTACACGCTGACCCTCAAAGTCGACTATTACAATGTCATCGGCCTTCATTGAATCGTAATAGCGCCCGCTGGGAGTAATGGCCACCAGCTCCCGTCCCCCGCTCTCTTTGATACGGAGGCTCACGTTTCCTGAAGAGCCCACCGTGAACCCCTTTTCGGCCATTCGCTGAGCGGCCTGGAGTACCTCTTTCCTTTCAGATTCCCACATAGCTATCCTGTTTGAACGATTCTTTAGCTATTGGTTTCAGCGTGTGGTGCCGGGCTGTAGAAGTGAGAAGCCGCTCTCTGCATCTTTGACACGTGCTACCTTGGCACCGAGGATCTCATAGAGGATGACCTCACCCACCAGCCAGGTGGTGACGCCGGGCCGCAGGCATCCGGTGATGGTTTTCCCTGATCGGCCCAGGGCTGCGTGAATATGAAGATGCGGCTTGCCATCTTCACCCGGGGCAAGCACTCCGACACCAGCTACTTCGTGCGCGCCATCGATAGGCAGTAGCATTGGCTCAGGAGGTCTCTCGTCGGAACGCCGCGGACCGACTACCACTTCGCCTTCACCGATACCACCTACCACGATAACATGCCCCACCGATACCCCGTTCTCTTCTGCAAAGCGCTCAATGCAGTGTGGCAGTACATCGCCATCCTCAAGGCGTATTACAAAAACCCGACCGAGCCGTCCTTCGCTTGACTTCATGATTGGTCTCCTCACTTCGAGATAAGTGGAAACGACATGTGGGGCCGATGTGATTCATTACTACAATTCCGACTATGGACTGATCTATAGCAGTACTAGCCTAAGCCAGGCCGCCCTTGGTATATCTCTCTCCCTGTTTGCGGAAGTGGTACCCGTAAATCGCCAGTGTGATCGCCAGGGGAAGTGAGCGAGGTCGCTTCAGCAGCGTGGAAGTGACCAGGCGCCAGTAGTATATTTGCCCCTTTTCTTTAATGCCGAGATACCACACAGACTTCAAAAGGGCTTCCAGGTGGCTTCTCTTCAGGCTCCCGCGTTTGTGCACAACGGGATGGTGCTCCTTCAATAGGATGCCGATGCGTGCATAGTATTGACGCGGTGCGTAAATGGCTGCGAGAACGCGCCTGTAACCGCCGATCAGGGCCTCGCGGCCCATTCTAGGTGAGAAATTGACCGAGAAATCGGTATTGTCCCCTGATGCCTCCCCGAGCAGGCGATTTTCCTTCTTGAGGCGCTTGTAGAGCCTGGTCCCAGGTGGCGCATTGAGCAGGCCGACCATAGCAGTCACGATGCCAGTCTGCTGAATAAAATTGATCTGTCTCTCGAAGATGTTCGGCGGGTCGCTATCAAAGCCGACGATAAATCCTCCCTGCACCTCAAATCCGTGATTTTGCAGCGTTCTTACAGATGCCGCCAGATCACGATTGGCATTCTGGTGCTTACCGCACTCCCCGAGGCTGTCCTCATTCGGGGTCTCAATTCCAATGAACAGCCGATCAAAACCGGCATCCACCATCAGCCGCATTAACTCCTCGTCGTCGGCGATCCCGATAGAAGCTTGCGTAAATAGGGTAAAGGGGTAATTCCTCTCCTTCATCCAATCTATAATTGCCGGAAGCACCTCAGCCTTCAGCTTCTTCTTGTTGCCTATGAAATTATCATCAACAACGAAGAGGCTATTGCGCCAGCCCAGGTTGTAGATGGTTTCCATTTCCCCGATTAGCTGCCGGATGTCTTTGGTCCTGGGGACATGACCGTTCAGCAGAACTATGTCGCAGAACTCGCAATCGAAGGGGCAGCCGCGGGAATACTGGATGGCCAGAGTGGCGTATTTTCTGATGTCGATGAGATCCCAGGCTGGCCCCGGGCTCTTTTGGATGCTCGGTCTTTCCTCTGAACGGTAAACAGGCTGTGCTCTCCCATTCTCCAGGTCCGCTACCAGGCCAGCGATTATCGCCTCGGCCTCGCCCAACACAAAATGATCTACCCCCTCGAATTCTTCATAGCTAGTGGTAAACGAAGGGCCGCCAGCGACTATCCTGGTGTGTAGCTGGTTGCACCGCCTGATGACGTCACGCGCCGACTGCTGCTGCACGCCCATGGCGCTGAGGAACACATAATCTGCCCAGGCGATGTCCGCATCCTTCAAACTATCTATGTTCATATCGACCAGCTTCTTCTTCCACTCTGCTGGGAGCATTGATGCTACAGTCAACAGTCCCAGGGGGGGATAGGCTGCTTTCTTCGAAACGAATTTGAGAGCGTGTTTGAAGCTCCAGAAGGTCTCCGGGTAGCGCGGATAGACGAGAAGTATATTCAATTACAGCTCCTTGATTAAGAGAACAGCTACTGTTGATGATCTCTGGTGGTGGGGAGATGAGAGGGAATCACTCACAATAACATATCAAATTATATCACTTATACCACTTTTGTGAGCCGTTTGTCTATGGCAGGAACCTGAAAACCCGAATCTGTGGATAAAGATTCAGAATGCTCCCCTCCAGGGTGGCAGCATCTATTCAGTGTCTTTGCGAGGCGCAGAGTGCCGAAGCAATCTCAACAACAGTGTTGCCATGGCTTTGGAGATTGCTTCGCTTCGCTCGCAATGACGAGAGAATTCCACTGGCCTGAGTTGGCTAACCAAGATTACAGGTCATACCGCCGTCAACGGTTATGGTTATGCCGGTGGTATAGCCTCCAGCATCGGAAGCGAGATAGATCACGGCTGCTGCTACCTCCGCCTGCTTGGCAGCCCGCCGCAGGGGAACCCTGCTGTATATCTCACGAAGATGCGGGAATCCTTCGAGAGCCATCGGCAACACCGGGGTTTCAATGAATCCCGGAGCCACGGCATTCACCCGAACGTTGTAGCGGGCCCATTCGACTGCCAGGGTCTTGACCAGATTGATAACCCCGGCTTTGGCAGCGCCATAGGCGGGGTTGCTCGGGGCAGCACGGAGTCCCTCTGCGGAGGCAATATCGACAATGTTCCCTCCGCCTTGCTTTATCATGGTCGCTATCACTGCCTTACTGCACAGGAAGTGGCTCTTCAGATTGAGTCGGATCATCGAGTCCCAGCCCTTTTCGTTCAATTCCAGGGCTGGTGCCATGAAGTCGGTCCCTGCGTTGTTCACCAGAATATCGATGCGGCCGAATTCATCGAGGGCCTTCTTGACTAAGTTGTCCACCTGCTCGGCATCCCGAACATCCGTAGGCACGGCCAGGGACCGTCTGCCCAGAGCGCAAATCTCGGCTGCTGTACGCTCAATGCCCTCGGTAGTTCGAGCTGCCACTACCACGTCAGCCCCTGCTCTAGCCATCTCAATGGCGATAGTCTTTCCTGTCTCCT
The Chloroflexota bacterium genome window above contains:
- a CDS encoding PAS domain S-box protein; amino-acid sequence: MKSGYRTSERPRRRLGSRERYRSFFEVSRDALCIADRDGRIIDVNESASALLGYSREEMVKISIQEVCSRPIDWQGLKRELESGGYVKNFPVRLSKKDGTEADYFFTVTAKGTNGGGIGECQCVIHEITEHDREVEALRESERRYRLMADNVTDVIWTMDTNLILSYISPSITRLRGYTVEETMGQRLEEIFTPASLEVALKLVEEELSKRNTEQKGPVRLGAVGLEMTCRDGSTAWTESRVTLMYSQDGWPAGMMGVTRDVTERHRMEEALRESEKRYRLLAENVTDVIWVTDMNLRHVYLSPSARRLRGFEIEECLAQTFEEMLTPASYEVARRAFGRQLAIEKRRKRDPFRSWVLQLEVRCKDGSTVWTEDKVTFLRDSEQRPVRFLGVTRDITERKQAEDALRALSRRLVEVQEVERRQIARELHDEIGQALTGLKLLLETAARMPARNLGSYLGEAQAMINKLMALVQNLSLDLRPAMLDDLGLIPALLWHFERYTAQTGVRVIFKHKGLEGRLTSEIETAVYRIIQEGLTNIARHAGVSEATVRLVANQDVLSVQIEDRGAGFDSEVALASGTSSGLNGMQERAVLLGGEFKIRSTPGAGTRLTARFPVGLG
- a CDS encoding response regulator transcription factor, encoding MSVTTIVLADDHQVVRHGLRVLLEAEPEFRIVGEAGDGLEALEMLERLQPDVLVLDLMMPGMNGLEVTRQASQRSPRTGIVILSMHTNEAYVLEALRAGAKAYVLKSSTSDELVSAVREVAVGRRYLSSPLSERAIEAYTQRAEAAAMDPYEMLTTREREVLQLAAEGHTSAETAARLSISPRTAETHRANLMRKLGLRTQADLIRYALRRGIVPMEN
- a CDS encoding class II aldolase/adducin family protein, which encodes MWESERKEVLQAAQRMAEKGFTVGSSGNVSLRIKESGGRELVAITPSGRYYDSMKADDIVIVDFEGQRVEGELAPSIETMLHIGIYKARKKVNAVIHTHPVFGSVIAVTGMEIPPILDDQVTQIGGEIKVAQYALSGSPEMVKNVIAALGPRNAVLMANHGALSVGRNMQEAFTICELLERTAGIYISALGLGKVNLLPADMAEAGKAFFTAIYGESP
- a CDS encoding DNA-binding protein, whose amino-acid sequence is MKSSEGRLGRVFVIRLEDGDVLPHCIERFAEENGVSVGHVIVVGGIGEGEVVVGPRRSDERPPEPMLLPIDGAHEVAGVGVLAPGEDGKPHLHIHAALGRSGKTITGCLRPGVTTWLVGEVILYEILGAKVARVKDAESGFSLLQPGTTR
- a CDS encoding DUF4070 domain-containing protein, giving the protein MNILLVYPRYPETFWSFKHALKFVSKKAAYPPLGLLTVASMLPAEWKKKLVDMNIDSLKDADIAWADYVFLSAMGVQQQSARDVIRRCNQLHTRIVAGGPSFTTSYEEFEGVDHFVLGEAEAIIAGLVADLENGRAQPVYRSEERPSIQKSPGPAWDLIDIRKYATLAIQYSRGCPFDCEFCDIVLLNGHVPRTKDIRQLIGEMETIYNLGWRNSLFVVDDNFIGNKKKLKAEVLPAIIDWMKERNYPFTLFTQASIGIADDEELMRLMVDAGFDRLFIGIETPNEDSLGECGKHQNANRDLAASVRTLQNHGFEVQGGFIVGFDSDPPNIFERQINFIQQTGIVTAMVGLLNAPPGTRLYKRLKKENRLLGEASGDNTDFSVNFSPRMGREALIGGYRRVLAAIYAPRQYYARIGILLKEHHPVVHKRGSLKRSHLEALLKSVWYLGIKEKGQIYYWRLVTSTLLKRPRSLPLAITLAIYGYHFRKQGERYTKGGLA
- a CDS encoding glucose 1-dehydrogenase → MDSLFSLNGKVAIVTGASKETGKTIAIEMARAGADVVVAARTTEGIERTAAEICALGRRSLAVPTDVRDAEQVDNLVKKALDEFGRIDILVNNAGTDFMAPALELNEKGWDSMIRLNLKSHFLCSKAVIATMIKQGGGNIVDIASAEGLRAAPSNPAYGAAKAGVINLVKTLAVEWARYNVRVNAVAPGFIETPVLPMALEGFPHLREIYSRVPLRRAAKQAEVAAAVIYLASDAGGYTTGITITVDGGMTCNLG